The following is a genomic window from Pseudothermotoga thermarum DSM 5069.
TAATTGACCTTTTAATTTTTTTGAAACTATGATATTCTTTCTGAGGAAGATGAAAAAGAAAACTGTTAACTGAGTAAAAAGGAGGCTTAAAAATTTGTACTTGAAAAAGTTGAACCCCAAGTCAATGAAGTCTGAAAACAAAAGGATGATCCTTCGATATCTAATAGAAAACGGTTCACAAAGTAGGATGGATATTGTTAGAAAAACAAAGCTAGCTCAAAGTGCAGTATGGCGAATCACAGAAGAGCTTATAGAAGAAGGTTTGTTGGAAATATCAACTCGTCGAAAGAGGGCGACTATAGTTGCTCCAACAAAATCTTTTATGACAGCTGTTGTGTTCAACGTTGAAGTTTCAGAAACGACCGTTGCGATGGGGTTCCTAAATGGTTCATGGAAGGTTGTGAAAAGGTTTTCGACTCCTAAAGTTTTTGAGGAATTCAAAGAGGAGGTGAGAAGTTCCCTTCAAGAAGCAATAAAAATTCAACAAGTTGTAGACGGGAAGTTACCAAAGCTTGTTTTTTCTCTTCCTGGTATGGTGAACAATGAAAAAGCTTTCCTAATCCATGCACCAAACATTGGTTGGAAACACATCGATTTTCGCAAAGAATTTGAAGATCTTGGTATGGAAATACTTGCGGACAATGATTCTAACTTATCTCTATTGGCTGAGTTGTTTTTCTCTCAAGATGTGAAAAAGTCTAAAACATCGTTTTTCTTGTACCTCAGCGAAGGTGTGGGAGGAGCAATCTCATTGAACAGAAATATTGCACGTGGTGAAAACTTCGCAGCTGGTGAGATAGGTCACGTAATAATTGATCTTAATGGTAGCAGAGAAGTGGAAGAATTTCTTTCAATATCAAAACTCATTGAAAGAGTGGAAAAATTAGTTCAGTTAAAAGGAAAAACTCCAAAGGAAAAGTTCCATCATTTGTTACATTTGTGGCTGTTGGGAGATCATGGAGTAAAAAAAGTGGTGGAAGAATATCTGCGCCATTTGGCAGTAGTTTTGAGAAATATCATTTATTTTTTAAATCCGGGCGTGATCATCCTTGGTGGACTTGTGAACAATTTGTGGGAAACATTCGGATTTTTTGTGAAAACAGAACTGCAAAAGATAACCGATGAAGAAATCGCTAAAGTTATAATAAGGGACACCGTCTTCAAGGAAGTTTCGCCGTCTTTAGTTGGTGGAAATGTGTTGGCGATCGAAAGTTTTTTGAAAAGCGTAAACTAGTTCAATTCTATCTTAAGGGGGTGTTGTTATGAGAAAATTTGTTGCGGTATTGTTGATTCTCCTGATTCTATCTAGCTTGATGGCGCAGGTTTCAGTTCCGCGTGAAGAGACAGTCTATGTTGCAGGAGCTTTGTGGGGACCTGCAACCACTTGGAACCTGTATGCACCACAGAGTACATGGG
Proteins encoded in this region:
- a CDS encoding ROK family protein, yielding MYLKKLNPKSMKSENKRMILRYLIENGSQSRMDIVRKTKLAQSAVWRITEELIEEGLLEISTRRKRATIVAPTKSFMTAVVFNVEVSETTVAMGFLNGSWKVVKRFSTPKVFEEFKEEVRSSLQEAIKIQQVVDGKLPKLVFSLPGMVNNEKAFLIHAPNIGWKHIDFRKEFEDLGMEILADNDSNLSLLAELFFSQDVKKSKTSFFLYLSEGVGGAISLNRNIARGENFAAGEIGHVIIDLNGSREVEEFLSISKLIERVEKLVQLKGKTPKEKFHHLLHLWLLGDHGVKKVVEEYLRHLAVVLRNIIYFLNPGVIILGGLVNNLWETFGFFVKTELQKITDEEIAKVIIRDTVFKEVSPSLVGGNVLAIESFLKSVN